The Solidesulfovibrio fructosivorans JJ] genome contains a region encoding:
- a CDS encoding chemotaxis protein CheA, which produces MAGNDEMRALFAEEVQENLAELDGALLELEKNPGDKDLVNRIFRAVHTLKGACDMFGISGVVALAHDLESLFAQVREGWRRVGKDLLNAAFLAKDRFTIMLCGEDGPAGGEDPELAARLKELLRSVDMPDDAPAAQAQHPEASPVAPEADAPAPSKHRWRIRFAPSDPGHLAKADPLVLLDTLRGMGEATVRCDLTAVPDLEALEPNDCALRFEVILTADTATVPDADALRDAFFYLENPADVTISPYEETEEDASSDALEWPELPDAEPAPEPMAQSAPPQAAPAPQPAKAPAAGARAEPKRQAAAKKETMQSLRVDAAKLDELVDLVGELVIAQARLTQLASGLSHPSLTSVAEEIERLSNELRDNTLGIRMLPIGTTFSRFRRLVRDLSAEMSKSIELVTEGGETELDKTVIEQLNDPLVHLLRNSIDHGIEPPGERLAAGKPETGSIVLAAEHAGGEVVLSITDDGRGMDPARIRAKAEEKGLVSPEARLTDTEIFNLVFLPGFSTAEKITNVSGRGVGMDVVKRSMDALRGKIDIHSELGKGSRITIKLPLTLAIIDGLQIRAGDDQYIIPLSLVEECVELPREGAETAGRGRTIQLRGEIVPFIRLREAFELAGDAPAIEQVVVTHFEGERAGIAVDEVVGQQQTVIKSLGSYIGAVAGISGATINGDGTMSLILDVPTLVSTVKRTVA; this is translated from the coding sequence ATGGCAGGCAACGACGAGATGCGCGCTCTTTTCGCCGAGGAAGTGCAGGAGAACCTGGCCGAACTCGACGGGGCCCTGCTGGAGCTGGAAAAAAATCCAGGGGACAAGGACCTTGTCAACCGGATCTTCCGAGCCGTGCACACGCTCAAGGGCGCTTGCGACATGTTCGGCATTTCCGGCGTGGTCGCCCTGGCCCACGACCTGGAATCGCTTTTCGCCCAGGTGCGCGAGGGCTGGCGGCGGGTGGGCAAGGACCTGCTCAACGCGGCGTTTCTGGCCAAGGACCGGTTCACGATCATGCTGTGCGGCGAGGACGGCCCGGCCGGCGGCGAGGACCCGGAGCTTGCCGCCCGGCTCAAGGAACTCCTGCGCAGCGTGGATATGCCGGACGACGCCCCGGCGGCCCAGGCCCAGCATCCGGAAGCCTCGCCGGTCGCGCCGGAGGCGGACGCGCCCGCACCCTCGAAACACCGCTGGCGCATCCGCTTCGCCCCGTCCGATCCCGGCCATCTGGCCAAGGCCGACCCTCTCGTCCTGCTCGACACCCTGCGGGGCATGGGCGAGGCCACGGTGCGCTGCGACCTGACGGCCGTGCCCGATCTCGAGGCTCTCGAGCCAAACGACTGCGCCCTGCGCTTCGAGGTGATCCTGACGGCGGACACCGCCACCGTGCCCGACGCCGACGCCCTGCGCGACGCGTTTTTCTACCTGGAAAATCCCGCCGACGTGACGATTTCCCCATACGAGGAAACGGAGGAAGACGCGTCGTCGGATGCCCTGGAATGGCCGGAGCTCCCGGACGCCGAGCCCGCTCCCGAGCCCATGGCGCAATCCGCGCCGCCGCAGGCCGCCCCGGCCCCGCAACCGGCCAAGGCTCCCGCCGCCGGGGCCAGGGCCGAGCCCAAACGCCAGGCTGCCGCGAAAAAGGAAACCATGCAGAGCCTTCGCGTGGACGCGGCCAAGCTCGACGAACTGGTCGATCTGGTCGGCGAGCTGGTCATCGCCCAGGCGCGGCTCACCCAGCTGGCCTCGGGGCTCTCCCATCCGTCGCTGACCAGCGTGGCCGAAGAGATCGAACGCCTGTCCAACGAACTGCGCGACAACACGCTCGGCATCCGCATGCTGCCTATCGGCACGACGTTCAGCCGGTTCCGCCGGCTGGTGCGCGACCTGTCCGCGGAAATGAGCAAATCCATCGAGCTGGTCACCGAGGGCGGCGAGACGGAACTCGACAAGACCGTCATCGAACAGCTCAACGACCCCCTCGTGCATCTTTTGCGCAACAGCATCGACCACGGCATCGAACCGCCCGGCGAGCGCCTCGCCGCCGGCAAGCCGGAAACCGGGTCCATCGTGCTCGCGGCCGAGCACGCCGGAGGCGAGGTGGTGCTTTCGATCACCGACGACGGGCGGGGCATGGACCCGGCCCGCATCCGGGCCAAGGCCGAGGAAAAAGGGCTCGTCTCCCCGGAGGCGCGCCTGACCGACACGGAGATTTTCAACCTCGTCTTCCTGCCGGGCTTTTCCACGGCGGAAAAGATCACCAACGTCTCGGGCCGGGGCGTGGGCATGGACGTGGTCAAGCGCAGCATGGACGCGTTGCGGGGCAAGATCGACATCCACAGCGAGCTTGGCAAGGGCTCGCGCATCACCATCAAGCTGCCGCTGACGCTGGCCATCATCGACGGGCTGCAGATCAGGGCCGGCGACGACCAGTACATCATCCCGCTGTCCCTGGTGGAGGAGTGCGTGGAGCTGCCGCGCGAGGGCGCGGAAACCGCCGGACGCGGCCGCACCATCCAGCTGCGCGGCGAGATCGTGCCCTTTATCCGGCTGCGCGAGGCCTTCGAGCTGGCCGGCGACGCCCCGGCCATCGAACAGGTCGTGGTCACCCACTTCGAGGGCGAACGGGCCGGCATCGCCGTGGACGAGGTCGTGGGCCAGCAGCAGACGGTCATCAAAAGCCTCGGCAGCTACATCGGCGCCGTGGCCGGCATCTCCGGAGCCACCATAAACGGCGACGGCACCATGTCGCTGATCCTCGACGTGCCGACCCTCGTGTCCACAGTCAAACGCACCGTCGCTTAG